GGAAGTTCTGCTGAAGGGCATCGAAGGTTCGCCGCTCACCCCGCCGACCGACTGGATGGCCACCGTGGCCGCCCGCCGCGAGCAGAACATCGCCAAGATGGCGCCGAAGCTGATGAGCAACGCGTCGCCGATGAACTTCCACGGTGCGCTGGGTGCGCTCCGCCGCGTCATCAAGGAGCGGCCGGACGCCCTGCTGGTCAATGAGGGCGCCAACACCCTCGACCTCGCCCGCGGCATCATCGACATGTACGAGCCGCGCAAGCGCCTCGACGTCGGCACCTGGGGCGTCATGGGCGTCGGCATGGGCTACGCCGTCGCCGCCGCGATCGAGAGCGGCAAGCCGGTCCTGGCGGTGGAAGGCGACAGCGCCTTCGGCTTCTCCGGCATGGAGGTGGAGACCATCTGCCGCTACAACCTGCCGGTCTGCATCGTCATCTTCAACAACAACGGCATCTATCGCGGGACCGACGTCAACCCGACCGGCGGGGCCGACCCGTCGCCGATGGTCTTCGTCCCCGACTCCCGTTACGACAAGATGATGGAAGCCTTCGGCGGCGTCGGCGTCCATGTCACCAACCCGGACGAGCTGTACCGCGCGGTCAGCGAGGCGATGGACAGCGGCCGTCCGACCCTGATCAACGCCGTCATCGACCCGGCCGCCGGCACCGAAAGCGGCAACATCGGCAGCCTGAACCCGACCAGCTCGGTCCGCAAGATGCCGTCCTAAGGGACGGCTTCCGGGAAGCGGCCGAGCCGACCAACACGACTTAAAAAGCAGGGGGAGAAATACATGGGCAAGGCACTTCAGGGCGTGCGGATTCTCGACTTCACGCATGTGCAGTCGGGACCGACCTGCACCCAGTTGCTCGCCTGGTTCGGCGCCGACGTCATCAAGGTCGAACGGCCGGGCGAGGGTGACATCACCCGCACCCAGCTGCGCGACCTGCCGGACGCCGACAGCCTGTATTTCACCATGCTGAACCACAACAAGCGGTCCATCACGCTCGACACCAAGACGCCCAAGGGCAAGGAGGTGCTGGAGTCGCTGATCAAGACCTGCGACGTGATGGTCGAAAACTTCGCCCCCGGCGTGCTCGATCGCATGGGGTTCACCTGGGAACGCATCCAGGAACTGAACCCCGCGATGATCGTCGCGTCGGTGAAGGGCTTCGGGCCCGGGCCGTTCGAGAACTGCAAGGTGTACGAGAACGTCGCCCAGTGCGCGGGCGGCGCGGCCTCGACCACCGGCTTCGACGACGGCCCGCCCATGGTCACCGGCGCCCAGATCGGCGACAGCGGCACCGGCCTGCATCTGGCACTCGGCATCGTCACCGCCCTGTACCAGCGCAAGGAGACCGGCCGCGGCCAGAAGGTGCTGGCCGCCATGCAGGACGCCGTGCTGAACCTGTGCCGCGTCAAGCTGCGCGACCAGCAGCGTCTGGCCCACGGGCCGATGAAGGAATACCCGCAATACCCGAACGGCGAGTTCGGCGACACGGTGCCGCGCGCCGGCAACGCGTCGGGCGGCGGCCAGCCGGGCTGGATCCTGAAGTGCAAGGGCTGGGAGAGCGATCCCAACGCCTACATCTACTTCATCGCCCAGGCGCCGGTCTGGAAGTCGATCTGCAAGGTCATCGGCAAGGAAGAGTGGATCACCGATCCCGACTACGCCACTCCGGTGGCCCGCCTGCCGCGCCTGATGAGCATCTTCGCGACCGTCGAGGAATGGACCAAGACCCTGACCAAGTTCGAGGTCATGGACATCCTCAACAAATACGACATCCCCTGCGGCCCGATCCTGTCGATGAAGGAGATCGCCGAGGACAAGTCGCTCTACGAGACCGGCACGCTGGTCGAGGTGGAGCATCCGACCCGAGGCAGCTACCTGACGGTCGGCAACCCGATCAAGCTGTCCGACAGCCCGACGGAGGTCACCCGCTCCCCGCTGCTGGGCGAGCACACCGACGAGATCCTGCGCGACGTTCTGGGTTTCAGCGAGCGCGAGATCATGGACATCCGCGACAGCGGCGCCACCGGCGCCGTGGAGAGATTAGCGGCGGAGTAACCTCCGCCGCCCGGTTTCCAACCCTCCCCCTGCCCTTGGCAGGAGAGGGGACCGCCGCCACTCCGACACTTTTGTCCTCTCCCGCGATCGCTCCGGCCTTTGGCCGTCCGAGGGCGGGGGAGGGTCGGGGATGGGGCGAGACTTAGCACCGATTGTGCCTGCAGAGTTGAAGATTGCGCCTCCCTCTCCCCGACCGTCCCCTTCCCGGTCGCTCGAGAGCCGAAGCCCGAAGTTTTTAAAGAATCCGCCGCCCGTCAGCCGATGCATTTCCGGCTCCCGGCGGCATTCAAAAAAACAATTCCCGACAGGGACAGGGACGTAAGCCATGAACATTCACGAGTATCAGGCCAAGGAACTGCTGCGGGGGTACGGCGTCGCCGTTCCGCGCGGCGGCGTGGCCTTCACCCCGGAAGAGGCTGAATCGGTTGCCCGCGAGCTGGGCGGTCCGGTCTGGGTGGTGAAGTCGCAGATCCATGCCGGCGGCCGCGGCGCCGGCCGGTTCCAGGATAACCCGAACGGCAAGGGCGGCGTCCGCGTCGTCAAGTCGATCGGCGAGGTGGCCTCCAACGCCGCCGAGATGCTGAACCGCGTGCTGATCACCAAGCAGACCGGCCCGTCGGGCCGGCAGGTCAAGCGCCTCT
Above is a genomic segment from Azospirillum ramasamyi containing:
- the frc gene encoding formyl-CoA transferase, which translates into the protein MGKALQGVRILDFTHVQSGPTCTQLLAWFGADVIKVERPGEGDITRTQLRDLPDADSLYFTMLNHNKRSITLDTKTPKGKEVLESLIKTCDVMVENFAPGVLDRMGFTWERIQELNPAMIVASVKGFGPGPFENCKVYENVAQCAGGAASTTGFDDGPPMVTGAQIGDSGTGLHLALGIVTALYQRKETGRGQKVLAAMQDAVLNLCRVKLRDQQRLAHGPMKEYPQYPNGEFGDTVPRAGNASGGGQPGWILKCKGWESDPNAYIYFIAQAPVWKSICKVIGKEEWITDPDYATPVARLPRLMSIFATVEEWTKTLTKFEVMDILNKYDIPCGPILSMKEIAEDKSLYETGTLVEVEHPTRGSYLTVGNPIKLSDSPTEVTRSPLLGEHTDEILRDVLGFSEREIMDIRDSGATGAVERLAAE